From Amycolatopsis sp. cg9, one genomic window encodes:
- the gatA gene encoding Asp-tRNA(Asn)/Glu-tRNA(Gln) amidotransferase subunit GatA: MTELIKLTAAELAEKIHSREVSAVEVTQAHLDRIAEVDDHIHAFLHVDTEGALAAAKAVDEGIAEGKAPASSLAGVPLALKDVLTTQGVPTTCGSKTLEGWIPPYDATVTRKLREAGVVILGKTNMDEFAMGSSTENSAYGPTHNPWDHARIPGGSGGGSSASIAAFEAAIAIGTDTGGSIRQPGSVTGTVGVKPTYGGVSRYGLVAFSSSLDQAGPCARTVLDAALLHEVIAGHDPLDSTSIDAPVPPVVAAARQGMTGDLKGVKVGVVKEFGGDGYQPGVERSFQAAVEQLRALGAEVVEVSCPHFVYALPAYYLIAPSECSSNLARFDAMRYGLRVADDGTHSAEEVMSLTREKGFGAEVKRRIMLGTYALSSGYYDAYYGSAQKVRTLITRDFAAAFEKVDVLVSPTTPTTAFKIGERVDDPMAMYLADLCTIPSNLAGNAAMSVPSGLSDEDGLPVGLQIMAPALADDRLYRVGAAYEAARDAAAGGALIHKVPELGGTK; this comes from the coding sequence GTGACCGAGCTCATCAAGCTGACCGCCGCGGAGCTGGCGGAGAAGATCCACTCGCGTGAGGTGTCCGCGGTCGAGGTCACGCAGGCTCACCTGGACCGGATCGCCGAGGTCGACGACCACATCCACGCGTTCCTGCACGTCGACACCGAGGGCGCGCTGGCCGCGGCCAAGGCCGTCGACGAGGGCATCGCCGAGGGGAAGGCGCCGGCGTCGTCGCTGGCCGGTGTGCCGCTCGCGCTCAAGGACGTCCTGACCACCCAGGGTGTGCCGACGACCTGTGGTTCGAAAACGCTCGAAGGCTGGATCCCGCCGTACGACGCGACCGTGACGCGCAAGCTGCGCGAGGCCGGTGTCGTCATCCTCGGCAAGACCAACATGGACGAGTTCGCCATGGGGTCGTCGACGGAGAACTCGGCCTACGGCCCGACGCACAACCCGTGGGACCACGCCCGCATCCCGGGCGGGTCGGGTGGTGGCTCGTCTGCGTCGATCGCGGCTTTCGAGGCGGCCATCGCCATCGGAACCGACACCGGCGGCTCGATCCGGCAGCCCGGGTCCGTCACCGGCACCGTCGGCGTGAAGCCGACCTACGGCGGCGTGTCGCGCTACGGGCTCGTCGCGTTTTCGTCGTCGCTCGACCAGGCCGGGCCCTGTGCGCGGACGGTGCTCGACGCGGCGCTGCTGCACGAGGTCATCGCCGGGCACGACCCGCTGGACTCGACCTCCATCGACGCGCCGGTGCCGCCGGTGGTCGCCGCCGCCCGGCAGGGCATGACGGGTGACCTCAAGGGCGTCAAGGTCGGCGTCGTGAAGGAGTTCGGCGGCGACGGCTACCAGCCGGGCGTGGAGCGGTCGTTCCAGGCCGCCGTCGAGCAGCTGCGTGCGCTGGGCGCCGAGGTCGTCGAGGTCTCGTGTCCGCATTTCGTCTACGCGCTGCCCGCGTACTACCTGATCGCGCCGAGCGAGTGCTCGTCGAACCTCGCCCGGTTCGACGCCATGCGCTACGGCCTGCGCGTCGCCGACGACGGCACGCACAGCGCCGAAGAGGTCATGTCGCTGACTCGCGAGAAGGGCTTCGGCGCCGAGGTCAAGCGGCGCATCATGCTGGGCACCTACGCGTTGTCGTCCGGCTACTACGACGCCTACTACGGCTCGGCGCAGAAGGTGCGCACGCTGATCACGCGTGACTTCGCGGCCGCGTTCGAGAAGGTCGATGTCCTCGTTTCGCCCACGACGCCGACCACGGCGTTCAAGATCGGCGAGCGCGTGGACGACCCGATGGCGATGTACCTCGCGGACCTGTGCACGATCCCGTCGAACCTCGCCGGCAACGCCGCCATGAGCGTGCCGAGCGGGCTGTCCGACGAGGACGGCCTGCCGGTCGGCCTGCAGATCATGGCCCCGGCGCTCGCCGACGACCGGCTCTACCGGGTCGGCGCCGCCTACGAAGCCGCTCGCGACGCCGCCGCCGGCGGGGCGCTCATCCACAAGGTCCCGGAGCTGGGAGGAACGAAGTGA
- the gatB gene encoding Asp-tRNA(Asn)/Glu-tRNA(Gln) amidotransferase subunit GatB → MTAVAELMDYADVIERFNPVLGLEVHVELSTNTKMFCGCANEFGGEPNTKVCPTCLGLPGALPVVNGKAVEGAIRIGLALNCEIAEWCRFARKNYFYPDMPKNFQTSQYDEPIAFNGYLDVTLDDGEVVRVEIERAHMEEDTGKSLHVGGATGRIHGAEHSLLDYNRAGVPLIEIVTKPIEGTGERAPEVARAYVSALRDLLRALDVSDVRMDQGSLRCDANVSLMAKDATEFGTRTETKNVNSLRSVERAVRYEMTRQAAILAEGGSIKQETRHFQEADGTTSSGRTKETAEDYRYFPEPDLVPIAPSREWVEELRGTLPEMPSERRKRIQQEWSLSDEALRDLLNVGAVDLVAATVEAGASPDEARGWWVNTLAQEANTREVELADLPITPKQLAEVIGLVSSGELTNKLAKEVVQGVLAGEGEPREVVDKRGLKVVSDDSALLAAIDEALAAQPDVAEKIRGGKVAAAGAIVGAVMKATKGQADAKRVRELIVERVGS, encoded by the coding sequence GTGACTGCCGTGGCCGAGTTGATGGACTACGCCGACGTCATCGAGCGGTTCAACCCCGTGCTCGGGCTCGAGGTGCACGTCGAGCTCAGCACGAACACGAAGATGTTCTGCGGCTGCGCCAACGAGTTCGGCGGCGAGCCGAACACGAAGGTGTGCCCGACCTGCCTGGGCCTGCCGGGCGCGCTGCCGGTCGTCAACGGCAAGGCCGTCGAGGGCGCGATCCGGATCGGTCTCGCGCTGAACTGCGAGATCGCCGAGTGGTGCCGGTTCGCCCGGAAGAACTACTTCTACCCGGACATGCCGAAGAACTTCCAGACGTCGCAGTACGACGAGCCGATCGCCTTCAACGGCTACCTCGACGTCACGCTCGACGACGGTGAGGTCGTCCGCGTGGAGATCGAGCGCGCGCACATGGAAGAGGACACCGGGAAGTCGCTGCACGTCGGGGGCGCCACCGGCCGGATCCACGGTGCCGAGCACTCGCTGCTCGACTACAACCGGGCCGGCGTTCCGCTGATCGAAATCGTCACCAAGCCGATCGAGGGCACCGGCGAACGGGCCCCCGAGGTCGCGCGGGCGTACGTGAGCGCGTTGCGTGACCTGCTTCGCGCGCTCGACGTGTCGGACGTCCGCATGGACCAGGGCTCCCTGCGGTGCGACGCGAACGTTTCGCTGATGGCGAAGGACGCGACCGAGTTCGGTACCCGTACCGAGACGAAGAACGTCAACTCGCTGCGGAGCGTCGAACGGGCCGTTCGCTACGAGATGACGCGGCAGGCGGCCATCCTCGCCGAGGGCGGTTCGATCAAGCAGGAGACGCGGCACTTCCAGGAGGCCGACGGCACGACGTCGTCGGGCCGGACGAAGGAGACCGCGGAGGACTACCGGTACTTCCCGGAGCCCGACCTGGTCCCGATCGCGCCGTCGCGCGAGTGGGTCGAGGAGCTGCGCGGCACGCTGCCGGAGATGCCGTCGGAGCGGCGGAAGCGGATCCAGCAGGAATGGTCACTTTCCGACGAAGCCCTGCGTGACCTGCTGAACGTCGGTGCGGTCGACCTCGTCGCGGCCACCGTCGAGGCCGGTGCGTCGCCGGACGAGGCGCGCGGCTGGTGGGTCAACACCCTCGCGCAGGAAGCGAACACCCGCGAGGTCGAGCTGGCCGACCTGCCGATCACGCCGAAGCAGCTGGCCGAGGTCATCGGGCTGGTTTCGTCCGGTGAGCTGACGAACAAGCTCGCCAAGGAGGTCGTCCAGGGCGTGCTCGCCGGGGAGGGCGAGCCGCGCGAGGTCGTCGACAAGCGCGGGCTGAAGGTCGTCTCGGACGACTCGGCCCTGCTCGCGGCGATCGACGAGGCCTTGGCGGCCCAGCCGGACGTCGCGGAGAAGATCCGCGGCGGCAAGGTCGCCGCGGCCGGGGCGATCGTCGGTGCGGTCATGAAGGCGACCAAGGGGCAGGCGGACGCCAAGCGGGTCCGGGAACTGATCGTCGAGCGCGTCGGCTCCTGA
- a CDS encoding Gfo/Idh/MocA family protein has product MTHGKRLRVAVVGAGGIADSHRAAFQAHRDDVDIVAAADVDEARAVAFCAAAGNAKPYGDLDTLLAEQEPDLVSVCTPPGLHVEQTTKALESGAWVWCEKPPCRSLAEYDEMAAAEGDGGPYVSFVFQQRSGAGAAHFRRLLADGELGRPLVAHCQTTWYRDAAYYAVPWRGRWESEGGGPAMGHGIHQMDLLLHLLGDWAEVRAMTARLVHDVETEDVSTALVRFESGALATVVNSVLSPDEVSRIRVDCENATVELTHLYGYGVKDWRYTAAPHVVEKVTNRWSAPPDEVVSSHAAAFAPVLAAYRAGRRPPCSGDDGRRVLELVAALYKSAATGLGVRRGEIGPGDAFHRSMAGARA; this is encoded by the coding sequence TTGACTCACGGAAAGCGCTTACGGGTCGCTGTTGTCGGCGCCGGGGGGATCGCGGACAGCCATCGGGCCGCCTTCCAGGCGCACCGCGACGACGTCGACATCGTGGCCGCCGCCGATGTCGATGAAGCTCGGGCGGTCGCGTTTTGTGCCGCGGCCGGGAATGCCAAGCCCTACGGCGATCTCGACACCTTGCTCGCCGAGCAGGAGCCCGATCTCGTCTCGGTCTGCACGCCGCCGGGGCTGCACGTCGAGCAGACCACGAAGGCGCTCGAGAGCGGGGCCTGGGTCTGGTGTGAGAAGCCGCCGTGCCGGTCGCTCGCCGAATACGACGAGATGGCCGCCGCCGAGGGGGATGGCGGGCCTTACGTTTCGTTCGTTTTCCAGCAACGGTCCGGGGCCGGTGCCGCGCACTTCCGGCGCCTGCTCGCGGACGGGGAACTGGGGCGCCCGCTCGTCGCGCACTGCCAGACCACCTGGTACCGCGATGCCGCCTACTACGCGGTGCCGTGGCGCGGGCGCTGGGAATCCGAGGGCGGCGGGCCCGCCATGGGCCACGGCATCCACCAGATGGACCTCCTGCTCCACCTGCTCGGCGACTGGGCCGAGGTGCGCGCGATGACCGCGCGGCTGGTGCACGACGTCGAGACCGAGGACGTCTCCACCGCGCTCGTGCGGTTCGAGTCGGGGGCGCTCGCGACCGTCGTCAACAGCGTCCTGTCGCCGGACGAGGTGAGCCGGATCCGGGTCGACTGCGAAAACGCCACCGTCGAGCTGACTCACCTCTACGGCTACGGCGTCAAGGACTGGCGCTACACCGCCGCGCCGCACGTTGTCGAAAAAGTGACGAACCGCTGGTCGGCGCCGCCGGACGAGGTGGTCAGCTCGCACGCCGCCGCGTTCGCGCCCGTGCTCGCCGCCTACCGGGCCGGGCGGCGGCCGCCGTGCAGCGGGGACGACGGGCGGCGGGTGCTGGAGCTCGTCGCGGCCCTGTACAAGTCCGCGGCCACCGGGCTCGGGGTGCGCCGCGGGGAGATCGGTCCCGGTGACGCCTTCCACCGGTCCATGGCGGGAGCGCGGGCGTGA
- a CDS encoding PmoA family protein: protein MTAAITVTHRHGERVTVEAGGVQLMSYVYKPDPVAFESRKPYTHPLRTLRGRGVSGYRPADHRWHKGLQMTSSHLSGQNFWGGHTYVPGDWYQDLPDRIGSMRHDDFAAFTVGRDRLGFTERLTWVANGGEEWARERRELAVHSVEPDEGAWALDWGIELTNVRDTPLEFGSPTTAGRERAGYTGLHWRGPRDFSGGRVLGPGELGGEDMMGVQAPWLAFVGEHDDVDAHSTLVFAHSPENDQAIHESHWFVRSRETPMVAFSWAFFDEFVLEPGESFTYRYRVVVADGAWDRDRVTRYLDGHGWS, encoded by the coding sequence GTGACCGCGGCGATCACCGTCACGCACCGGCACGGGGAGCGCGTGACCGTCGAGGCAGGCGGCGTCCAGCTGATGTCCTATGTGTACAAGCCCGACCCGGTGGCCTTCGAGTCCCGCAAGCCCTACACCCACCCGCTGCGGACCCTCCGTGGCCGCGGCGTCAGCGGGTACCGGCCCGCCGACCACCGGTGGCACAAGGGCCTGCAGATGACGTCCAGCCACCTCTCCGGGCAGAACTTCTGGGGCGGCCACACCTACGTTCCCGGCGATTGGTACCAGGACCTGCCCGACCGCATCGGCTCGATGCGGCACGACGACTTCGCCGCCTTCACCGTCGGGCGCGACCGGCTCGGCTTCACCGAACGGCTCACCTGGGTCGCCAACGGCGGTGAGGAGTGGGCGCGGGAGCGGCGCGAGCTCGCCGTCCACTCGGTCGAGCCGGACGAAGGGGCCTGGGCGCTCGACTGGGGGATCGAGCTGACCAACGTCCGCGACACCCCGCTCGAGTTCGGCAGCCCGACGACCGCCGGCCGCGAGCGGGCCGGGTACACCGGGCTGCACTGGCGGGGGCCGCGCGACTTCAGCGGGGGGCGCGTCCTCGGGCCCGGTGAGCTCGGTGGCGAGGACATGATGGGCGTGCAGGCGCCGTGGCTGGCGTTCGTCGGTGAGCACGACGACGTCGACGCGCACTCGACCTTGGTCTTCGCCCATTCGCCGGAAAACGACCAGGCGATCCACGAGTCGCACTGGTTCGTCCGGTCGCGGGAGACGCCGATGGTCGCTTTCTCGTGGGCGTTTTTCGACGAATTCGTGCTGGAGCCAGGGGAGAGCTTCACCTACCGCTACCGGGTCGTCGTCGCCGATGGGGCGTGGGACCGCGATCGGGTGACCCGCTACCTCGATGGGCACGGGTGGTCATGA
- a CDS encoding cupin domain-containing protein produces the protein MNTFPLPGGIGVSHLRAYDWAAEDGVCGGSPHVHLACTEAYVVTGGRGAVQTLSVGGYDETPLGAGVIAWFAPGTVHRMVQEDGLRVTVLMQNSGLPEAGDAVFTFPPDVLADPGSYAEAAALPKNDQAARRRRDLAIRGYLPLREALRDGDAEPLREFHRAAVALVLPKIGEWVPRWRAGALRAAELTGAHLAALAGGDGSHLEQSGVRVAAPSNPDGYGMCGRRAEYDIDQEGRQ, from the coding sequence ATGAACACGTTCCCACTTCCAGGTGGAATCGGTGTCTCGCACCTGCGCGCCTACGACTGGGCGGCGGAGGATGGGGTGTGCGGTGGCAGCCCGCACGTGCACCTCGCCTGCACCGAGGCGTACGTCGTCACCGGCGGCCGCGGGGCGGTCCAGACGTTGAGTGTCGGCGGCTACGACGAGACACCGCTGGGAGCCGGCGTGATCGCGTGGTTCGCGCCGGGGACCGTGCACCGGATGGTCCAGGAAGACGGGCTGCGCGTCACGGTGCTGATGCAGAACAGCGGGCTGCCCGAGGCGGGGGACGCCGTGTTCACGTTCCCGCCCGACGTGCTCGCCGACCCGGGTTCCTACGCCGAAGCCGCGGCGTTGCCGAAAAACGACCAGGCCGCTCGACGACGCCGTGACCTGGCGATTCGTGGCTACCTGCCGCTGCGGGAGGCGCTGCGGGACGGCGACGCGGAGCCGTTGCGGGAGTTCCACCGGGCGGCCGTCGCGCTCGTTTTGCCGAAAATCGGCGAATGGGTTCCGCGCTGGCGGGCCGGGGCGTTACGGGCGGCCGAACTGACCGGGGCGCACCTCGCGGCGCTCGCCGGCGGCGACGGGAGTCACCTCGAACAGTCCGGTGTCCGGGTCGCGGCACCTTCGAACCCGGACGGCTACGGCATGTGCGGACGTCGCGCGGAATACGACATCGACCAGGAAGGCCGGCAGTGA
- a CDS encoding Gfo/Idh/MocA family protein: MNQPSIGVLLNGVTGRMGYRQHLLRSVLAIRDQGGVALPDGSRVQLEPILAGRNAGKLKDLAGRHGLSAWTTDPDSALGDVGIYFDAQLTSAREPSVRAAIAAGKHVYAEKPLAEKLTSALELAELARDAGICHGVVHDKLFLPGLRKLRRLVNGGFFGRVLSVRGEFGYWVFEGDWQEAQRPSWNYRAEDGGGIVLDMFCHWNYVLENLFGRVEAVTAKATTHIPRRWDERGDAYAATADDAAYGIFELESGVVAQINSSWSTRVFRDELVEFQVDGTEGSAVAGLRRCRVQHRSATPKPVWNPDLPATESFRDQWQEVPDNSEFDNGFKAQWEEFVRDVVAGRQHRYDFFSAARGLQLAEAGLTSSAEGRRVELKP; the protein is encoded by the coding sequence ATGAACCAGCCCAGTATCGGAGTGCTGCTCAACGGGGTCACCGGCCGGATGGGGTACCGGCAGCACCTGCTCCGGTCGGTCCTGGCGATCCGGGACCAGGGCGGCGTCGCCCTGCCGGACGGCAGCCGCGTGCAGCTCGAGCCGATCCTCGCCGGGCGCAACGCCGGGAAGCTCAAGGACCTCGCGGGGCGGCACGGCCTGAGCGCGTGGACCACCGACCCGGACTCCGCGCTGGGCGACGTCGGGATCTACTTCGACGCGCAGCTGACATCCGCGCGGGAGCCGTCGGTGCGGGCGGCCATCGCCGCGGGCAAGCACGTCTACGCCGAAAAGCCCCTTGCCGAAAAACTGACATCGGCGCTGGAGCTGGCCGAACTCGCGCGCGACGCCGGGATCTGCCACGGCGTCGTGCACGACAAGCTGTTCCTGCCCGGGCTGCGGAAACTGCGGCGGCTGGTCAACGGCGGGTTCTTCGGGCGGGTCCTGTCGGTGCGCGGCGAGTTCGGCTACTGGGTCTTCGAGGGCGACTGGCAGGAGGCGCAGCGCCCGAGCTGGAACTACCGCGCCGAGGACGGCGGCGGGATCGTGCTCGACATGTTCTGCCACTGGAACTACGTCCTCGAGAACCTCTTCGGCCGCGTCGAGGCCGTGACCGCGAAAGCGACAACGCACATCCCGCGCAGGTGGGACGAGCGGGGCGACGCGTACGCGGCCACGGCGGACGACGCCGCGTACGGGATCTTCGAGCTGGAGTCCGGGGTCGTCGCGCAGATCAACTCGTCGTGGTCCACGCGGGTGTTCCGCGACGAGCTCGTCGAGTTCCAGGTCGACGGCACCGAGGGCAGCGCCGTCGCCGGGCTGCGGCGGTGCCGGGTCCAGCACCGCTCCGCGACGCCGAAGCCGGTGTGGAACCCCGACCTGCCCGCGACCGAGTCGTTCCGCGACCAGTGGCAGGAGGTGCCGGACAACAGCGAGTTCGACAACGGCTTCAAGGCGCAGTGGGAGGAGTTCGTCCGGGACGTCGTCGCCGGGCGGCAACACCGCTACGACTTCTTCTCGGCCGCACGCGGGCTGCAGCTCGCCGAAGCCGGGCTGACGTCGTCGGCGGAGGGACGGCGGGTGGAGCTGAAGCCGTAG
- a CDS encoding sorbosone dehydrogenase family protein, producing the protein MRTRYRSALLAILACGVLLPAGCARFDDTAAGQSFSPAPVPSPESPPQVQGPGADSGGDGKQARPGQSATPVPPPQGCKDFDPSVISTCLDTVAAVVGLPGDGSTPSALAGERKSGRVLLATAGKDATDFAKLDVQAAGDGGLTGLALSPSYVEDQLVFAYVTTATDNRVVRFAKGQAAKPVLTGIPKGASGNRGTIATDNRGALLVATGDAGNPNAAADPNSLAGKVLRIDTSGKAAAGNANGSLTVAAGLHAPGGICASADGGRVWITDRLADKDALYRLQAGQPLAAPAWTWPDKPGVAGCADFVDANGSVSVGTSLAGNLQNLPVTPEGAVSGKPTVSLDGKTGKPPVTYGRLAGMSMINPQLAVAGTVNKDGGTPVSSDDRVVLITPATSGGGNGKD; encoded by the coding sequence ATGCGCACTCGGTACCGGTCGGCCCTGCTGGCGATCCTGGCCTGCGGCGTCCTGCTGCCCGCCGGCTGCGCGCGGTTCGACGACACCGCGGCCGGCCAGTCGTTCAGCCCCGCGCCCGTCCCGAGCCCCGAATCGCCGCCCCAGGTCCAGGGCCCCGGCGCGGATTCGGGCGGCGACGGCAAGCAGGCCCGCCCCGGCCAGTCGGCCACGCCGGTACCGCCGCCCCAGGGCTGCAAGGACTTCGACCCGTCGGTCATCTCGACGTGCCTGGACACCGTCGCCGCGGTGGTCGGCCTGCCGGGCGACGGCTCGACGCCCAGCGCGCTCGCGGGCGAGCGCAAGAGCGGCCGCGTGCTCCTGGCGACGGCGGGCAAGGACGCGACGGACTTCGCCAAGCTCGACGTCCAGGCGGCCGGGGACGGCGGCCTCACCGGGCTCGCGCTCTCGCCGTCGTACGTCGAGGACCAGCTGGTGTTCGCCTACGTGACGACGGCGACGGACAACCGCGTCGTGCGCTTCGCGAAGGGCCAGGCCGCGAAGCCGGTGCTCACCGGCATCCCGAAGGGCGCGTCCGGCAACCGCGGCACGATCGCGACCGACAACCGCGGCGCGCTGCTGGTCGCGACGGGCGACGCGGGCAACCCGAACGCCGCCGCCGACCCGAACTCCCTGGCCGGCAAGGTGCTGCGCATCGACACGTCCGGCAAGGCCGCGGCGGGCAACGCGAACGGGTCGCTCACCGTGGCAGCCGGCCTGCACGCCCCCGGCGGCATCTGCGCCTCCGCCGACGGCGGCCGCGTCTGGATCACCGACCGGCTCGCCGACAAGGACGCCCTCTACCGGCTGCAGGCCGGGCAGCCGCTGGCGGCGCCGGCGTGGACGTGGCCGGACAAGCCGGGCGTCGCGGGCTGCGCCGACTTCGTCGACGCCAACGGCTCGGTCTCGGTCGGCACGTCACTGGCCGGCAACCTGCAGAACCTGCCGGTCACCCCGGAGGGCGCGGTCAGCGGCAAGCCGACGGTCAGCCTCGACGGCAAGACCGGCAAACCCCCGGTGACGTACGGGCGCCTGGCCGGGATGAGCATGATCAACCCCCAGCTCGCGGTGGCCGGCACGGTCAACAAGGACGGCGGCACCCCGGTGTCCAGCGACGACCGCGTCGTGCTGATCACCCCGGCGACCTCCGGCGGCGGCAACGGCAAGGACTGA
- a CDS encoding 2-hydroxyacid dehydrogenase → MTLTVLVPDDEGMTVLAEVPRVLPVRYQWGEPVPPEAAKAEVLIPGKHPPGEELWRTLPNLKLIQLLSAGAEDWVGKVPDGVLLSTCRGAHGGSTAEWVVAVLLSMYRGLDVFAAGQREGRWERQTADTLQGKRVLVIGAGDLGQHLRRRLEPFDARCTMVGMTAREGVHGVRELPSLLGLHDVVVLMVPLTSRTRGMVDAEFLAEMRDGAVLVNVSRGPVVDTGALVAELTAGRLRAALDVTDPEPPPSGHPLWTVPGLLLTPHIGGAVRGVRGRSYAVAAAEIARYAGGELPDNLVHGEY, encoded by the coding sequence ATGACGCTGACCGTGCTGGTTCCCGACGACGAGGGCATGACCGTGCTCGCCGAGGTCCCGCGGGTCCTGCCCGTGCGCTACCAGTGGGGCGAGCCCGTACCCCCGGAGGCCGCGAAGGCCGAGGTCCTCATCCCCGGCAAGCACCCGCCCGGCGAGGAGCTCTGGCGCACGCTGCCGAACCTGAAGCTGATCCAGCTGCTGTCCGCCGGCGCCGAGGACTGGGTGGGCAAGGTGCCCGACGGCGTCCTGCTCTCCACCTGCCGCGGCGCGCACGGCGGGAGCACCGCCGAGTGGGTCGTCGCGGTGCTGCTGTCGATGTACCGGGGGCTGGACGTCTTCGCGGCGGGGCAGCGCGAAGGCCGGTGGGAGCGGCAGACGGCCGACACGCTGCAGGGCAAGCGCGTGCTCGTCATCGGCGCCGGTGACCTGGGGCAGCACCTGCGGCGCCGGCTCGAGCCGTTCGACGCGCGGTGCACCATGGTGGGGATGACCGCGCGGGAGGGCGTGCACGGCGTGCGCGAGCTGCCGTCGCTGCTCGGGCTGCACGACGTCGTGGTGCTGATGGTGCCGCTGACCTCGCGCACCCGCGGGATGGTCGACGCGGAGTTCCTGGCCGAGATGCGCGACGGCGCCGTGCTGGTCAACGTCTCGCGCGGCCCGGTCGTGGACACCGGCGCCCTGGTCGCCGAACTGACCGCGGGACGGCTGCGCGCCGCGCTCGACGTCACCGATCCCGAGCCGCCGCCGTCCGGGCACCCGCTGTGGACGGTGCCGGGGCTGCTGCTGACGCCGCACATCGGCGGGGCCGTGCGCGGGGTGCGGGGCCGGTCGTACGCCGTCGCGGCGGCGGAGATCGCCCGGTACGCCGGCGGTGAGCTGCCGGACAACCTCGTGCACGGCGAGTACTGA
- a CDS encoding DoxX family membrane protein, whose product MSSGDDFSQQPTSLLSGVEDDGGDDTPRQGGLGLGLLILRLALGVTMGAHGLQHLFGLFGGPGIGGFARVLETFGYHKQTTLLSWITGIAEVGGGVLVIVGLFTPLAAAALLGVAANAVYAKFHGGFFEQQGQGFEFELVLGASALSLLFTGAGPISLERNTPWRKRPLPLGLVSLLLAAAAAVVVIVLTR is encoded by the coding sequence GTGAGCAGTGGAGACGATTTTTCGCAGCAGCCCACCAGCCTCCTGTCCGGCGTCGAGGACGACGGGGGTGACGACACCCCGCGCCAGGGCGGGCTCGGTCTCGGCCTGCTGATCCTGCGGCTCGCGCTCGGCGTGACCATGGGCGCGCACGGCCTGCAGCACCTGTTCGGCCTGTTCGGCGGGCCGGGCATCGGCGGGTTCGCGCGGGTGCTGGAGACGTTCGGCTACCACAAGCAGACGACGCTGCTGTCGTGGATCACGGGGATCGCCGAGGTCGGCGGCGGCGTGCTGGTGATCGTCGGGCTGTTCACGCCGCTCGCGGCGGCGGCGCTGCTCGGGGTGGCGGCGAACGCGGTGTACGCCAAGTTCCACGGCGGGTTCTTCGAGCAGCAGGGGCAGGGGTTCGAGTTCGAGCTGGTGCTCGGGGCGTCCGCGCTGAGCCTGCTGTTCACCGGGGCCGGGCCGATTTCGCTGGAGCGGAACACGCCGTGGCGGAAGCGGCCGCTGCCGCTGGGGCTGGTTTCGCTGCTGCTGGCCGCCGCGGCGGCCGTCGTGGTCATCGTTTTGACGCGGTAG